In one window of Zingiber officinale cultivar Zhangliang chromosome 11A, Zo_v1.1, whole genome shotgun sequence DNA:
- the LOC122031100 gene encoding pentatricopeptide repeat-containing protein At3g62470, mitochondrial-like, producing the protein MKTFFAIRLHDSSCLLWKSGTSAALPSSPSPSKSAVDGRRLALLLNEAQFHPYISRFSSSFVAAIIFHGALPPDPRTSDPIQGSEGRSGGQRPVCIPPLPLSRCPDLTPPRGFHRARRQVSPLLPWSLPIHARPPHPHGQVPPFHPNAVSRFYCASSSASDSDADSSSEVPSRPSDAQEAERVCKVIDDLLLSDRSMEAVLDNSMVDLSSSLVVNVLQRFRHAHKPAYRFFRWAHGRPGFSHDSETYTKMLSVLSKTRQFETMMEFLEEMGRKEFLNMDAFKIAIIGFSAARQIKKSLAIFQLMKKFNFNAGQETFNCLIEALAKGKLGKEAQALFDKMKDQYPPDLRTYTFLLSGWFKLKNLTEASRVWNEMLDMGFEPDVVVYNTMIDGLILGHRRSDAIKLLELMKAKGPAPNARTYTIVIQDLCKAGKMDLAVNRFQEMLDAGCARDVATYTCLIVGFGNDRQMDKVSSLLSEMTEKGCPPDARTYNALIKLMTNRNMQGDAVRIYKEMIKKGFEPTIHTYNMLMKSCFHGNNYQMGCAAWEEMGHKGICPDINSYTVFIGGHIRHGRPGLACKYLEEMISKGMQAPQIDYNKFVADFARIGNPNILYDLAQKMNFSGKFKVSNVFHGWAERMKKRVIRRRPNQTGRRLF; encoded by the coding sequence ATGAAAACATTTTTCGCGATTCGCCTTCATGATTCATCGTGTCTCTTGTGGAAGTCTGGGACTTCTGCCGCACTGCCTTCTTCCCCGAGCCCTAGCAAATCCGCCGTTGATGGCCGACGACTGGCTCTGCTCTTGAACGAAGCCCAGTTTCACCCTTACATTTCCCGCTTCTCCTCCTCGTTCGTCGCCGCAATCATCTTCCATGGCGCCCTCCCCCCTGATCCACGCACTTCGGACCCGATTCAGGGAAGCGAAGGTCGGAGTGGAGGACAACGACCGGTCTGTATTCCTCCTTTGCCCCTGTCTCGTTGTCCGGATCTTACTCCTCCTCGTGGCTTTCATCGTGCTCGCCGTCAAGTTTCGCCTCTTCTGCCGTGGTCTCTTCCGATCCACGCTCGCCCGCCTCATCCTCACGGACAAGTGCCACCCTTCCACCCGAACGCCGTATCTCGATTCTACTGCGCCTCGTCTTCTGCCTCCGATTCGGATGCGGATTCTAGCAGCGAGGTCCCCTCGCGTCCATCCGACGCGCAGGAGGCGGAGCGCGTTTGTAAAGTGATTGACGACCTCTTGCTCTCTGATCGGAGCATGGAGGCTGTGCTTGATAATTCCATGGTCGACCTCAGCTCCTCTCTCGTGGTTAACGTCCTCCAACGTTTCCGACACGCCCACAAGCCAGCTTACCGGTTCTTCCGTTGGGCCCATGGGCGCCCGGGCTTCTCCCATGACTCTGAGACCTACACGAAGATGCTTAGCGTTCTCAGTAAGACGAGACAGTTTGAGACGATGATGGAGTTTCTGGAAGAAATGGGCAGGAAGGAATTCTTAAATATGGACGCTTTCAAGATTGCGATTATTGGTTTTTCAGCCGCTCGTCAGATAAAGAAATCATTGGCCATTTTTCAGCTGATGAAAAAATTCAACTTTAACGCTGGACAAGAGACATTCAACTGCTTGATCGAAGCTTTAGCGAAAGGAAAGCTCGGGAAGGAAGCTCAAGCACTCTTTGACAAGATGAAAGATCAGTACCCACCTGACCTCCGGACCTATACCTTTCTCCTCTCAGGGTGGTTCAAGTTGAAGAATCTCACGGAGGCTAGTAGAGTCTGGAATGAGATGCTGGATATGGGATTCGAGCCAGATGTTGTTGTATATAATACAATGATCGATGGCTTGATTTTGGGACACAGGAGATCAGATGCAATCAAGCTTCTCGAGCTCATGAAAGCTAAGGGCCCAGCTCCAAATGCTAGGACATACACAATCGTGATACAAGACCTCTGCAAGGCTGGGAAGATGGATCTTGCAGTCAATCGTTTCCAGGAAATGCTGGATGCAGGATGTGCCCGGGATGTTGCAACCTACACTTGCTTGATTGTGGGGTTTGGAAATGATCGGCAAATGGATAAAGTTTCTTCGCTGCTGAGTGAGATGACTGAGAAAGGATGCCCACCGGATGCTCGGACATACAATGCCTTGATTAAACTCATGACTAACAGAAACATGCAGGGTGATGCTGTTAGGATCTACAAGGAAATGATTAAAAAGGGCTTTGAGCCCACAATTCACACATATAATATGCTTATGAAATCTTGCTTCCATGGAAATAATTATCAGATGGGTTGTGCTGCGTGGGAAGAGATGGGACATAAGGGTATTTGCCCAGATATAAATTCTTATACTGTCTTTATTGGAGGCCATATACGCCACGGAAGGCCAGGATTGGCATGCAAATACTTGGAAGAGATGATAAGCAAAGGAATGCAAGCTCCTCAGATAGACTACAATAAGTTCGTAGCTGATTTTGCTAGGATAGGAAATCCTAATATACTATATGATTTGGCACAGAAGATGAATTTCTCTGGGAAGTTTAAGGTCTCCAATGTCTTCCATGGTTGGGCAGAGAGAATGAAGAAGAGAGTCATAAGGCGAAGACCCAATCAGACTGGAAGACGTCTTTTCTAA